From the Photobacterium sp. GJ3 genome, one window contains:
- a CDS encoding hydrolase, with amino-acid sequence MLDRNKTALVIVDVQGKLATLMEDAETLFSNLSVMTQGAKALGLPILWLEQLPDKLGPTIPQVADHLTDLSPIAKNCFSGCQSPAFMDALKSSGCHHVLLVGIEAHICVYQTAMDLLDKDFHVEVVADAVSSRIGNNKTIALNRMSQAGVTLTSTEMVLFELQKIASGDSFKTILNLIK; translated from the coding sequence ATGTTGGATCGCAATAAAACCGCACTTGTCATTGTCGATGTACAGGGAAAGCTGGCGACGCTTATGGAGGACGCTGAAACCTTATTCAGCAATCTGTCTGTCATGACCCAAGGTGCAAAAGCATTAGGGCTGCCGATTCTCTGGCTGGAACAGTTACCCGACAAACTTGGCCCGACCATTCCGCAAGTTGCTGATCACCTGACCGATCTTTCCCCCATTGCCAAAAACTGTTTCAGTGGCTGCCAATCTCCGGCCTTCATGGATGCTCTGAAATCATCAGGCTGCCATCATGTTTTGCTGGTCGGGATTGAAGCGCATATCTGTGTCTACCAGACAGCGATGGATTTACTGGACAAAGATTTTCATGTGGAAGTGGTCGCAGATGCTGTTTCTTCCCGGATTGGCAACAATAAAACCATTGCGCTGAACCGCATGTCACAAGCCGGTGTCACGCTCACCAGCACAGAGATGGTGCTCTTTGAACTTCAGAAAATCGCCTCAGGCGACAGCTTCAAAACCATCTTAAACCTGATTAAGTAG
- a CDS encoding VC0807 family protein — MTEKKSNPLTDLIFNVIVPSVVLMKLSGQDYLGPVNALVLALAFPVVLGGYELLKHKKFNFISLLGFISVLLTGGIGLLELDTQWLAIKEALIPGLIGLVVFGSTFTRYPIVTKMIFNDTVLNLDLIKEHLNKHDKQAEFNKCLTQSNYLFASTFAFSAVMNYVLATTIVTSPAGSEAFNEELGEMTLLSYPMIAIPSMLMMFGIFYYVWRSIRRMTHLEANQIFKMQ, encoded by the coding sequence ATGACTGAAAAAAAATCGAACCCGCTTACCGATCTTATCTTTAACGTGATTGTGCCCTCAGTTGTTCTGATGAAACTGAGTGGTCAGGACTATCTTGGTCCGGTGAATGCACTTGTCCTTGCGTTGGCTTTCCCGGTCGTTCTCGGGGGATATGAACTCCTCAAACATAAGAAATTCAATTTTATCTCGTTGTTGGGCTTTATCAGTGTTTTGCTCACCGGGGGAATTGGTTTACTTGAGCTGGATACGCAGTGGCTTGCCATTAAAGAAGCCCTGATCCCTGGCTTAATTGGTCTGGTTGTGTTTGGTTCTACCTTTACCCGTTATCCGATTGTCACGAAAATGATCTTTAATGACACGGTCCTGAATCTTGATCTGATTAAAGAGCACCTGAACAAGCATGATAAGCAGGCTGAATTCAACAAGTGTCTGACGCAGTCTAATTATCTGTTTGCCAGTACTTTTGCGTTTTCTGCCGTGATGAATTATGTGCTTGCGACCACGATTGTCACCAGCCCGGCAGGCTCAGAAGCTTTTAATGAAGAGCTCGGTGAGATGACGCTGCTGAGTTACCCGATGATTGCAATTCCATCCATGCTGATGATGTTTGGAATTTTCTATTATGTGTGGCGTTCAATTCGCCGGATGACTCATCTGGAAGCGAATCAAATCTTTAAAATGCAATAA
- a CDS encoding DNA ligase, with protein MKYSVLAFLITLTLSPVTQATPEFSVMKATSLSGSEPEFDLPKGRTLSDYWVSEKLDGIRAHWTGKQLLTRSGHPIAAPLWFTESLPGFPLEGELWAGRENYPLVMQTVLDRQPNDSQWRQIQFMIFDAPAHDGTFGERHQHFSKHVAQLNLPHLKVIPQQKVDTALALDTLLSEVEKRGGEGLMLHWDAQRYQHGKTDGVLKLKRFEDAEAMVMGYEPGKGKYRGMMGAIWVKMAGHPPFKIGSGFTDADRLSPPAVGSRITFRHNGYTSNQIPRFARFLRVRPDGI; from the coding sequence ATGAAATACTCTGTTTTAGCGTTTCTGATTACACTGACATTATCGCCAGTGACTCAAGCAACACCGGAATTCAGTGTTATGAAAGCCACGTCACTCAGTGGCTCAGAACCAGAATTTGACCTGCCCAAAGGCAGAACACTCTCAGACTATTGGGTCAGCGAAAAGCTGGATGGGATCCGAGCTCACTGGACAGGCAAACAACTGCTGACACGGTCTGGTCACCCCATCGCTGCGCCGCTCTGGTTTACCGAATCCCTTCCTGGTTTCCCGCTGGAAGGCGAGCTTTGGGCTGGCCGGGAAAACTACCCGCTGGTGATGCAGACTGTACTTGATAGGCAGCCGAACGACTCACAATGGCGTCAGATTCAGTTCATGATTTTTGATGCGCCAGCGCATGACGGAACATTTGGAGAACGCCACCAGCATTTCAGCAAACACGTCGCCCAATTGAATCTGCCGCACCTGAAAGTGATCCCTCAACAGAAAGTGGATACCGCGCTGGCACTGGACACCCTGCTGTCTGAAGTGGAAAAACGCGGCGGTGAAGGGCTGATGTTGCACTGGGATGCACAACGTTACCAGCACGGTAAAACGGATGGCGTCCTCAAGTTAAAACGTTTCGAAGATGCCGAAGCCATGGTCATGGGCTATGAACCAGGCAAAGGTAAATATCGGGGCATGATGGGGGCAATCTGGGTCAAAATGGCGGGTCATCCTCCGTTTAAAATCGGATCGGGTTTCACGGATGCGGATCGCCTGTCTCCCCCGGCAGTCGGCAGCCGAATCACCTTCAGACACAACGGGTATACAAGCAATCAGATTCCAAGATTTGCCCGATTCCTGAGAGTCCGTCCGGATGGAATTTAA
- a CDS encoding chromosome segregation ATPase has translation MSNWKVALVAGVIAGAVLASSIGYIRQQPHSAELQTLRVQNAEQVEQIQSLSERLETLESFQTDKALEVKTLQEALEEKQLALDTLQKEHAKELASLKQQKQQLAVSKKKLDTKVETLTQATKIQQNVLSNSKALYQQQLELQKQLNQAEANLKQARRVADEFKKPCDEFKSGKSWNWVSQADCDRYEQKLSKVAEAEVEKSALQQELEVLNQKIEVALPENQSE, from the coding sequence ATGTCGAACTGGAAGGTGGCGTTGGTTGCAGGGGTCATTGCAGGCGCTGTCCTGGCGTCATCAATTGGTTATATCCGACAACAGCCTCATTCGGCAGAACTGCAAACCCTGAGAGTACAGAATGCCGAGCAGGTTGAGCAGATTCAAAGCCTGAGCGAGCGCTTGGAAACGTTGGAATCGTTCCAGACTGATAAAGCTCTGGAAGTGAAAACACTTCAGGAGGCTCTGGAAGAAAAGCAGCTTGCGCTGGATACATTGCAAAAAGAGCATGCAAAGGAGTTAGCTTCTCTTAAACAGCAAAAGCAGCAACTGGCAGTCAGCAAAAAGAAACTGGACACTAAAGTTGAGACCCTGACGCAAGCGACGAAAATACAGCAGAACGTATTGTCCAATTCGAAAGCACTTTATCAGCAGCAATTAGAGCTTCAGAAACAGCTGAATCAGGCAGAAGCGAACTTGAAGCAAGCCCGTCGAGTGGCGGATGAGTTTAAGAAACCCTGTGATGAATTTAAGTCTGGCAAAAGCTGGAATTGGGTGTCTCAGGCGGATTGCGATCGCTACGAGCAGAAGCTGTCGAAAGTCGCAGAAGCTGAGGTTGAGAAATCGGCGCTTCAGCAAGAACTGGAAGTCCTGAACCAGAAAATTGAAGTCGCATTACCCGAGAACCAATCCGAGTAA
- a CDS encoding cupin domain-containing protein, whose protein sequence is MSRGHQTPDGDWYDQEENEWVMVIQGQTELAFDDARPPVQLKAGQSIFLPAHCRHRVNWTSPDEDTIWLAIFFPA, encoded by the coding sequence GTGTCCAGAGGACACCAGACCCCGGATGGAGACTGGTATGATCAGGAAGAAAACGAATGGGTCATGGTGATTCAGGGACAGACCGAACTTGCATTTGATGATGCGCGGCCTCCTGTACAGCTCAAAGCGGGTCAGAGTATTTTTTTGCCAGCCCATTGTCGTCACCGGGTCAATTGGACTTCACCGGACGAGGACACAATCTGGCTGGCAATTTTCTTCCCTGCCTGA
- a CDS encoding FAD-dependent oxidoreductase yields the protein MAGSTIALRLAEQGFAVSLFEAGPSLVNGPPICHLHAGGNLYRDISDQQCLQLLEQSIETLRVYPHSANIRPTVIAVPRQDPEHPEHLIPRLNLLKQRYQALVTQDECNAVLGHPDEYFRLYSREDMERLAQRELPDYTMTADDWMIPVARHLDLNNFQYPFVLVQEYGVSVFRLAATVSLALDALGNCQVHTSTQVTDLAYLPQPNQWRITYQSFDVNKADVISREIEVDYVINACGYRTGTLDNLASQPRQRLVEFKAAYVTHWQDSQADWPEVIFHGQRGTPEGMAQLTPYPDGYFQLHGMTPEITLFQDGLVRSTATSAQPELGESFKTKLKSGWQPQEAEARTQRAIDHLAQFIPAYQSAVIGGPPLFGAQQIPGDDPSLRAADVSFAGQRYARAEIVKASSALAAAERILEQLVCEGIISESASGASNRWEERFSITQQLSLEAIVEKAEQLAAARCFPTALALPVGQLKTPVTD from the coding sequence ATGGCTGGTTCCACCATTGCCCTTCGGCTTGCCGAGCAAGGCTTCGCTGTAAGTCTGTTTGAAGCAGGTCCAAGCTTAGTGAATGGTCCGCCAATCTGCCATCTTCATGCCGGTGGTAATTTATATCGGGACATTTCAGATCAACAGTGTCTGCAACTCTTGGAGCAATCCATCGAGACACTACGCGTGTATCCGCACAGTGCCAACATCCGTCCAACAGTCATTGCCGTACCACGCCAGGATCCGGAGCATCCGGAACATCTCATTCCACGTCTCAACCTGCTCAAACAGCGTTATCAGGCGCTCGTGACACAGGATGAATGCAACGCGGTTCTTGGGCACCCTGATGAATATTTTCGTCTGTATTCCCGGGAAGACATGGAACGGCTCGCACAACGGGAACTCCCCGATTACACGATGACTGCCGATGACTGGATGATTCCGGTCGCCCGACACTTAGATCTGAATAACTTCCAATATCCTTTCGTCCTGGTACAGGAATATGGGGTCAGCGTCTTCCGGCTTGCAGCTACCGTTTCTCTGGCGCTGGATGCGCTCGGCAATTGTCAGGTACATACCAGCACACAAGTCACCGATCTGGCGTACTTACCGCAACCGAATCAATGGCGGATCACTTATCAGTCTTTTGATGTAAACAAAGCTGATGTGATCAGCCGTGAGATTGAGGTTGATTATGTCATCAATGCCTGTGGGTATCGTACTGGCACACTGGACAATCTGGCATCGCAACCTCGTCAGCGTCTGGTGGAGTTTAAAGCAGCTTATGTCACCCACTGGCAAGACAGCCAAGCCGACTGGCCCGAAGTTATTTTTCACGGCCAGCGTGGTACGCCTGAAGGCATGGCACAGCTTACTCCCTACCCGGATGGTTATTTCCAGCTCCACGGCATGACACCGGAGATCACGCTGTTTCAGGATGGTCTTGTCCGCAGCACTGCAACAAGTGCACAACCCGAGCTTGGCGAATCTTTCAAAACCAAGCTGAAAAGCGGCTGGCAGCCCCAAGAAGCTGAAGCACGTACTCAGCGTGCAATCGATCATCTGGCTCAATTCATTCCGGCGTATCAGTCCGCTGTGATTGGTGGCCCACCACTCTTTGGTGCCCAACAAATTCCGGGGGATGACCCATCCTTACGCGCCGCAGACGTCTCGTTTGCCGGACAACGTTATGCACGGGCTGAAATAGTCAAGGCATCATCGGCGCTGGCTGCAGCCGAACGAATTCTGGAACAATTGGTCTGCGAAGGGATAATTTCAGAGTCAGCAAGTGGCGCCAGCAATCGCTGGGAAGAACGTTTTTCAATCACACAACAATTGTCACTTGAGGCTATCGTGGAAAAAGCGGAACAATTGGCTGCAGCACGCTGTTTCCCGACAGCACTTGCCCTGCCCGTCGGACAACTCAAAACGCCTGTCACTGACTGA
- a CDS encoding OmpA family protein translates to MIKIVKFVPLAIFLSGATYAATENLWYFGARVGGTHFNSFDGALDGQKSNFGQDDWGGGVFLGYQFSPLVGLEGGYTYLGEADYDLASGGFEAYGLDLVAKLTWPVSDAIDLYAKGGAFFFNVDNSVNDTDGDGVSGTAGVGAEFFMNPSLSTRLEYQYYNQVGRSEPGKADIHFYGLSLVYHWGAPAAAAVVEEAAPLPEPAPLPPSTIQPIRVALPFDFDSSQLTQEDIDRLQPIADRLVKYPDSKLQVIGHTDASGKPAYNQKLSEERAAAVAGYLAGYFSIGMDRIEIKGFGERDPIAPNNTEDGRAQNRRVEAFMPGMTMDDGQ, encoded by the coding sequence ATGATAAAAATAGTGAAATTCGTTCCGTTGGCGATCTTTCTTTCCGGTGCAACCTATGCTGCCACAGAGAATCTCTGGTATTTCGGTGCCCGGGTCGGTGGGACGCATTTTAATAGTTTCGATGGTGCATTGGATGGTCAGAAAAGTAATTTCGGACAGGATGACTGGGGTGGTGGTGTATTCCTTGGTTATCAATTCTCTCCATTAGTTGGCTTAGAAGGGGGTTATACCTATCTTGGCGAAGCCGATTATGATTTGGCAAGCGGTGGCTTTGAAGCTTATGGATTGGATTTGGTTGCGAAGCTGACCTGGCCTGTATCTGATGCGATCGATTTATATGCGAAAGGCGGGGCTTTCTTTTTTAATGTCGATAATTCAGTGAATGATACCGATGGTGATGGTGTTTCCGGTACTGCAGGTGTCGGCGCTGAATTCTTTATGAATCCAAGCTTGTCTACCCGGCTTGAATACCAATATTACAATCAGGTTGGTCGTAGTGAGCCGGGTAAAGCTGATATCCATTTCTATGGTTTGAGTCTGGTGTATCACTGGGGAGCGCCTGCTGCAGCCGCAGTTGTTGAAGAAGCAGCGCCACTACCTGAACCAGCACCATTGCCGCCATCAACGATTCAGCCGATTCGGGTGGCACTGCCATTTGACTTTGACAGCAGCCAGCTGACACAGGAAGACATTGACAGGTTACAACCCATTGCGGATCGTCTTGTGAAATACCCCGACAGTAAGTTACAGGTGATTGGGCATACCGATGCTTCAGGTAAGCCGGCCTATAACCAGAAACTTTCTGAAGAACGGGCGGCAGCGGTTGCCGGTTACCTTGCCGGATACTTTAGCATTGGTATGGATCGGATTGAGATTAAAGGCTTTGGTGAGCGTGATCCGATAGCGCCGAATAATACTGAGGACGGCCGAGCGCAAAACCGCCGTGTGGAAGCCTTTATGCCTGGCATGACCATGGATGATGGCCAGTAA
- a CDS encoding trypsin-like serine protease: protein MKQRIFPLATLAAVFASLPVQAETGVNEIDVNYSPRIVGGTDAVAQDWQFFTQIVSRNGNRPFCGASYLGEGYVLTAAHCVDNDRPSDIAVKIGAHQFNGTDGIRAEISQIHIHPQYRRATLTNDIAVLKLTSNVIAPTVEIAAGSLSQYVSVGDKLRVAGVGRLFENGTSPTILQEVTVPLVSDAVCQQGGGSYQNVGLDNFCAGYAQGQKDSCQGDSGGPIIVKRNGQITQLGIVSWGIGCARPNQYGVYSDIAALRDWVDTVISGTDTPVALSYEKQVVLPDFHVGELRQHEFKFTNTGVAPISINEAIAKSTGVTDAAVVASDTCSVATLTQNQSCAVRVEFGARIAGQAGVTVTLFADQIQGPVEAHVTAAALDQNGGGQYDFIYPNGLGQYRPGTIVLATDGQRYQCRPYPSSQWCNFGGAYAPGAGWASKDAWLTL, encoded by the coding sequence ATGAAACAGAGAATATTTCCGTTAGCGACACTGGCTGCAGTGTTTGCCTCATTGCCGGTGCAGGCTGAAACCGGTGTGAATGAGATTGATGTAAATTACAGCCCGCGTATTGTGGGCGGAACGGATGCCGTGGCTCAGGACTGGCAGTTTTTTACCCAGATAGTCTCCAGAAATGGGAATCGGCCTTTTTGTGGTGCCAGCTATTTAGGTGAGGGTTATGTCCTGACAGCAGCGCATTGTGTCGATAATGATCGGCCCTCAGATATAGCGGTTAAAATTGGCGCCCACCAGTTTAATGGGACCGATGGGATTCGTGCCGAAATCAGCCAGATTCATATTCACCCACAATATCGGCGTGCAACGCTCACCAATGATATTGCAGTGCTGAAACTCACCTCAAATGTGATTGCCCCAACAGTTGAAATAGCCGCAGGTAGTTTAAGCCAGTATGTGTCGGTTGGTGATAAGTTACGGGTTGCCGGCGTGGGCAGATTATTTGAAAACGGCACCAGCCCGACGATACTGCAAGAAGTCACCGTGCCACTGGTTAGTGACGCGGTTTGTCAGCAAGGCGGGGGCAGCTACCAGAATGTCGGCCTGGATAACTTCTGTGCCGGGTATGCTCAGGGACAAAAAGATTCATGTCAGGGGGACAGTGGCGGCCCGATCATCGTGAAACGAAACGGGCAAATCACGCAATTGGGAATTGTCAGTTGGGGAATTGGCTGTGCACGCCCCAATCAATATGGTGTTTACTCGGATATCGCGGCTTTACGGGATTGGGTTGATACGGTGATTTCAGGAACGGATACACCTGTCGCACTGAGCTATGAAAAACAAGTCGTTTTGCCTGATTTTCATGTGGGAGAATTGCGTCAGCATGAATTCAAGTTTACCAACACCGGCGTGGCTCCGATTTCAATCAATGAAGCAATTGCCAAATCAACCGGGGTGACTGATGCAGCTGTCGTTGCTTCAGATACGTGCTCAGTGGCGACTTTAACTCAGAATCAAAGCTGTGCTGTCCGGGTAGAATTCGGAGCAAGGATTGCGGGTCAGGCGGGTGTCACTGTGACTCTGTTTGCAGACCAGATTCAAGGGCCAGTCGAAGCTCATGTGACGGCTGCGGCACTGGATCAGAACGGTGGTGGTCAGTATGACTTCATCTATCCGAATGGTCTGGGGCAATATCGTCCGGGGACGATTGTCCTGGCAACAGATGGTCAGCGGTATCAGTGTCGGCCTTATCCAAGCAGCCAATGGTGTAATTTTGGTGGTGCATATGCCCCAGGGGCTGGCTGGGCTTCAAAGGATGCCTGGCTGACGCTGTAA
- a CDS encoding M48 family metallopeptidase — translation MHTFRLSVMIATSLFIAACSNSPTGRQQVLLFSEQDMSTLGAQSFEQMKEKEKISSDNQVNRYVQCVTRALTAQLGHQDGFPGWEVVVFDSEQVNAFALPGGKIGVYTGLLDVAKNQDQLATVIGHEIGHVLAKHSNERLSRSQLANLGLQISSVALGGTEYQEMAMAGLGLGLQYGVLMPYGRAQESESDIIGLRMMSQAGFDPRESVTLWQNMSKASGGNQPPEILSTHPAHATRIDDLRAEINRLPPSTAKRPNCPAPARS, via the coding sequence ATGCATACATTTCGCCTGTCCGTAATGATAGCAACAAGCCTTTTTATTGCGGCCTGCAGTAATTCCCCAACAGGCAGACAACAGGTTTTGCTGTTTTCTGAGCAGGATATGTCAACGTTGGGTGCACAGTCCTTCGAACAAATGAAGGAGAAGGAAAAAATCAGCTCAGACAACCAGGTCAACCGTTATGTACAGTGCGTCACGCGGGCTTTGACGGCCCAGTTAGGCCATCAGGATGGTTTTCCCGGATGGGAAGTTGTTGTTTTCGACAGTGAGCAGGTCAATGCCTTTGCGCTGCCGGGCGGTAAGATTGGTGTTTACACGGGGTTACTCGATGTGGCGAAGAATCAGGACCAACTCGCGACTGTGATCGGCCATGAAATTGGGCATGTGTTGGCCAAACACAGCAATGAGCGTCTCTCTCGTTCCCAGTTAGCCAACCTCGGCTTACAGATTTCCAGTGTTGCGCTCGGTGGCACAGAATATCAGGAAATGGCCATGGCCGGATTGGGACTCGGACTTCAATATGGGGTACTCATGCCTTACGGCAGAGCGCAAGAGTCAGAATCGGACATCATCGGTCTGCGTATGATGTCTCAGGCCGGGTTTGATCCGCGCGAGAGTGTTACCTTGTGGCAAAACATGAGTAAAGCGAGCGGTGGAAATCAACCGCCTGAAATCCTGTCAACGCACCCTGCTCATGCAACCCGTATCGATGATCTGCGGGCAGAAATAAATCGTTTACCCCCATCGACTGCCAAGCGCCCGAATTGCCCTGCCCCAGCTCGTTCATAG
- a CDS encoding hotdog fold thioesterase has translation MSIWQKQFDLKDLNQSSKNTLVEHIGIEYCAFDDNSLTAMMPVDTRTHQPFGMLHGGASVVLAETLGSIAANMCVDEGKYCVGLDINANHVRAVRTGFVKGTATPVHLGATTQVWQITITDEREQLVCTSRLTMAVLRHKKQVTS, from the coding sequence ATGTCAATCTGGCAAAAACAATTTGACCTGAAAGATCTGAATCAGTCGTCCAAAAACACCTTGGTTGAACACATCGGCATCGAATATTGTGCTTTTGATGACAATAGCTTAACCGCAATGATGCCAGTAGATACCCGGACTCACCAGCCTTTTGGAATGTTACACGGCGGTGCTTCCGTCGTGCTTGCGGAAACGTTAGGTTCAATTGCGGCGAACATGTGTGTGGATGAGGGAAAATACTGTGTTGGTCTGGATATCAATGCCAATCACGTGCGTGCTGTCCGGACTGGTTTTGTGAAAGGAACGGCTACGCCGGTCCATCTGGGGGCAACGACACAGGTCTGGCAGATTACAATCACCGATGAACGGGAACAGTTAGTTTGCACCAGCCGTCTGACCATGGCGGTATTACGCCATAAAAAGCAGGTGACATCATGA
- a CDS encoding DUF3389 domain-containing protein, producing the protein MNLNFSQGRVIANQHELVIRLEGKNRVTLQARTDDIRLIRQPVLITASGSGVHWSVHLDDDAQLAQLSDELGIAIEAM; encoded by the coding sequence ATGAACCTGAATTTCAGTCAGGGCCGAGTGATTGCAAATCAGCATGAGTTGGTGATTCGGCTTGAGGGAAAAAACCGAGTGACTTTGCAGGCCAGAACGGATGATATCCGTTTGATTCGTCAGCCTGTTCTGATTACAGCCAGTGGGAGTGGGGTTCACTGGTCTGTTCATTTAGATGACGATGCCCAGTTAGCGCAATTGTCTGATGAACTTGGGATTGCAATCGAAGCAATGTGA
- a CDS encoding phosphotransferase, translated as MQEQQLNHIAVKAFRSLFSRCPDFCNLQSTFYGWVAFLSSDKQRVVIKFCRQPGRLCKEIQALKRLNLLIDCKVPEVIFFGQEEGQEYIVMEWVEGVPAYELPSEKQAIDIFSEHLTDLLIEMHDQPQNHGFELMANQYDVQLLPAFEAWMSPVLRYLTSQNSPFSTELKQQYESLWESRAEVLSPLNDAPSFVHDDCHLGNVLFDPETYRVTAILDPADAGVKHREFDLFHLNDMRPELDLMSRYAAKSPLAEGYEARRWYFSLWDDAKHASNIGWYDEQHLLHKMKAYQRLSKG; from the coding sequence ATGCAAGAACAACAATTGAACCACATTGCTGTGAAGGCGTTTCGGAGCCTTTTTTCAAGGTGTCCTGATTTTTGTAATTTACAATCAACATTTTATGGCTGGGTTGCCTTCCTTTCATCAGATAAACAACGTGTTGTCATCAAGTTTTGTCGCCAACCGGGAAGGCTTTGTAAAGAAATCCAGGCATTAAAGCGTTTGAATTTATTGATCGATTGTAAAGTGCCGGAGGTTATATTTTTTGGTCAGGAAGAGGGGCAGGAATATATTGTGATGGAGTGGGTGGAGGGGGTGCCCGCTTATGAGTTACCTTCGGAAAAACAAGCCATTGATATTTTTTCTGAGCACCTGACAGATTTGTTAATTGAAATGCATGACCAACCTCAGAATCATGGCTTTGAGTTAATGGCGAATCAATATGATGTGCAGTTATTACCCGCCTTTGAGGCTTGGATGTCTCCAGTCCTGAGATATCTGACAAGTCAGAATTCTCCGTTCTCAACTGAATTAAAGCAACAGTACGAAAGTTTATGGGAATCGCGTGCTGAAGTGCTCTCGCCACTGAACGACGCTCCCTCTTTTGTGCATGATGATTGCCATCTGGGCAATGTTTTATTTGATCCGGAAACGTACCGGGTCACGGCGATATTAGACCCGGCGGATGCCGGTGTAAAACATCGTGAGTTTGACTTATTTCATTTGAATGATATGCGGCCAGAACTGGATCTGATGTCGCGTTATGCTGCTAAGTCGCCTTTAGCCGAAGGGTATGAGGCCAGACGATGGTATTTCAGTTTATGGGACGATGCGAAGCATGCTTCAAATATTGGCTGGTATGATGAGCAGCATTTGCTGCATAAAATGAAAGCTTACCAGCGATTGTCCAAGGGTTAA
- a CDS encoding RimK/LysX family protein — MKKKSLLCLTLLLTGCVSTESHQTPDVADTNGIPLESESIVQPVSPPEVATPVEDGRVEQVAVLLPASKAKPAAVKPKPQPAYLKKTVLKTKDGKLILGRQEWVWLSAEKKYVRAHVELDQKESTLGVTALTLFERDGREWVKFQSRGKTFELPVVRWQGSEENRLAVVQLRTRLGELNDMTDFVLVDGKEVRLGTDFTRDVAIVDLTREYVQPKQKLTQ; from the coding sequence ATGAAGAAAAAGAGCTTATTGTGTTTAACCCTGTTATTGACGGGGTGTGTGTCAACCGAGAGTCATCAAACGCCAGACGTTGCAGATACGAATGGAATCCCGCTGGAATCCGAGTCGATCGTCCAACCAGTCAGCCCGCCTGAAGTCGCCACGCCAGTGGAAGACGGACGGGTTGAACAGGTTGCAGTGCTGCTACCTGCCTCGAAAGCCAAACCTGCGGCAGTGAAGCCTAAGCCCCAGCCGGCTTATCTTAAAAAAACAGTGCTGAAAACAAAAGATGGCAAACTGATTTTGGGACGCCAAGAGTGGGTGTGGTTGAGCGCGGAGAAAAAATACGTTCGTGCACATGTCGAACTCGATCAAAAGGAATCAACACTGGGGGTCACTGCGTTAACACTGTTTGAACGGGACGGACGGGAGTGGGTGAAGTTTCAATCTCGAGGTAAAACATTCGAATTACCGGTTGTTCGCTGGCAGGGTAGTGAAGAAAACAGATTGGCTGTGGTTCAGCTTCGAACCAGACTTGGTGAACTGAATGATATGACAGATTTTGTGTTGGTGGACGGCAAAGAGGTTCGGTTAGGGACTGATTTTACACGCGATGTTGCGATTGTCGATCTGACCCGGGAATATGTTCAGCCGAAACAAAAACTGACTCAGTAA